A window from Streptomyces sp. NBC_00271 encodes these proteins:
- a CDS encoding glutamyl-tRNA reductase, which yields MSLLVVGLSHRSAPVSVLERATLNADAQIKLLQDTVAAEPAAEATLLATCNRIELYADVDKFHAGVAELSTLLAQHSGVGLDELTPHLYVHYEDRAVHHLFSVACGLDSMVVGEGQILGQIKDALATAQEMHTAGRLLNDLLQQSLRVGKRAHSETGIDRAGQSLVTFGLQQLSAGTAVDAWAKGKKALVIGAGSMSSLAAATLARAGVSEIVIANRTPDRAERLAQILNENEGGDTDVVARAVPMDSVPVELTRADIAISCTGATGLVLTAESVAAAVAGRTGESVATAEPAVKPAVRGAGSARTASSAVVGDQAQLAPTGVGTDDDCPLDLSAVQGTAGFSVLGEAAVAGMAAAELEQHAAWVDKGDAAARAPRGAAVLDPEADAEAIAALVLAVATVGRVPERRRPEPVAEAPRPAPVLALLDLAMPRDIDAAVHRLLGVRLVDIESLAEASADAPMAADVDQVRRIVSDEVAAFSAAQRAAHITPTVVALRTMAADLVASEIARLDGRLPDLDDKERGEITQTVRRVVDKLLHAPTVRVKQLAAEPGGAGYADALRTLFDLDPETVASVSRAENNNENAKNRGRA from the coding sequence ATGAGTCTCCTCGTCGTCGGGCTGAGCCACCGCAGCGCCCCGGTCAGCGTCCTGGAGCGGGCCACGCTGAACGCGGACGCCCAGATCAAGCTGCTGCAGGACACGGTCGCCGCCGAACCGGCCGCCGAGGCCACGCTGCTCGCCACCTGCAACCGCATCGAGCTGTACGCCGACGTGGACAAGTTCCACGCGGGCGTCGCCGAGCTGTCCACGCTGCTCGCCCAGCACAGCGGGGTCGGCCTCGACGAGCTCACCCCCCACCTCTACGTGCACTACGAGGACCGGGCCGTCCACCACCTCTTCTCGGTGGCCTGCGGGCTCGACTCGATGGTCGTGGGCGAGGGGCAGATCCTCGGCCAGATCAAGGACGCGCTCGCCACCGCGCAGGAGATGCACACCGCGGGCCGGCTGCTGAACGACCTGCTCCAGCAGTCGCTGCGGGTCGGCAAGCGCGCGCACTCCGAGACCGGCATCGACCGCGCCGGGCAGTCCCTCGTCACCTTCGGCCTCCAGCAGCTGTCGGCCGGCACCGCCGTTGACGCCTGGGCCAAGGGCAAGAAGGCCCTCGTCATCGGCGCGGGCTCGATGTCCTCGCTGGCCGCGGCGACGCTCGCGCGCGCCGGAGTCTCCGAGATCGTCATCGCCAACCGCACCCCGGACCGCGCGGAGCGGCTCGCCCAGATCCTCAACGAGAACGAGGGCGGCGACACGGACGTGGTGGCCCGCGCGGTACCGATGGATTCGGTGCCGGTCGAGCTGACACGTGCCGACATCGCCATCTCGTGCACCGGCGCCACCGGGCTCGTCCTGACGGCCGAGTCGGTCGCGGCGGCCGTGGCGGGACGTACGGGAGAGTCCGTGGCCACGGCCGAGCCGGCGGTGAAGCCCGCCGTGCGCGGTGCCGGCTCCGCTCGCACGGCGTCGTCCGCGGTCGTGGGCGACCAGGCGCAGCTCGCTCCCACCGGTGTCGGTACCGACGACGACTGTCCGCTCGACCTGTCCGCCGTGCAGGGCACGGCCGGCTTCTCCGTGCTCGGCGAGGCCGCCGTCGCCGGAATGGCCGCCGCCGAGCTGGAGCAGCACGCGGCCTGGGTGGACAAGGGCGATGCCGCGGCCCGTGCCCCGCGTGGGGCGGCCGTGCTCGACCCGGAGGCCGACGCCGAGGCCATCGCCGCGCTCGTCCTGGCCGTCGCCACCGTCGGCCGGGTGCCCGAGCGCCGCAGGCCCGAGCCGGTCGCCGAGGCCCCCCGGCCCGCGCCCGTGCTCGCGCTGCTGGACCTCGCCATGCCCCGTGACATCGACGCGGCCGTGCACCGGCTGCTCGGCGTGCGGCTCGTCGACATCGAGTCGCTGGCCGAGGCGTCCGCGGACGCGCCGATGGCGGCGGACGTGGACCAGGTGCGGAGGATCGTTTCCGACGAGGTGGCCGCCTTCAGCGCCGCCCAGCGGGCCGCCCACATCACCCCCACCGTCGTGGCGCTGCGCACCATGGCCGCCGACCTCGTCGCGAGCGAGATCGCGCGGCTCGACGGGCGGCTGCCGGACCTCGACGACAAGGAGCGGGGCGAGATCACGCAGACCGTGCGGCGCGTCGTCGACAAGCTGCTGCACGCGCCGACCGTACGGGTCAAGCAACTCGCCGCCGAACCCGGTGGCGCCGGGTACGCGGACGCGCTGCGCACCCTGTTCGACCTGGACCCCGAGACGGTCGCCTCCGTCTCGCGGGCCGAGAACAACAACGAGAACGCCAAGAACCGAGGGCGAGCATGA
- a CDS encoding DUF4232 domain-containing protein, with translation MSARTARTRLLAATTVALAALALTACDNGKGVRDEGPSAASHSSSQPTASTADGGTTAKPAGETGGSTAAPKSTTTPGTTTAGTSGGSGSAGKNGGGTTTTRNPACNGANTKTTATEVSRPLNHLLLTVTNTGAKNCDLTGYPIARFGEAQSVPPVAESTHPQAVVTLTPGESGYAGVLLSAADGSGSNGYTAKTLVVGFAKGSSATPALPAKGVHVDDKLTVTYWQQSLDDALAY, from the coding sequence ATGTCCGCACGCACCGCCCGCACCCGCCTCCTCGCCGCCACGACGGTCGCGCTCGCCGCGCTCGCCCTCACGGCGTGCGACAACGGAAAGGGCGTACGTGACGAGGGTCCGTCCGCCGCGTCCCATTCCTCGTCGCAGCCGACCGCGTCCACGGCCGACGGCGGTACGACGGCGAAGCCGGCGGGTGAGACGGGAGGCTCGACGGCCGCCCCCAAGAGCACCACCACGCCGGGCACCACCACGGCGGGCACCAGCGGCGGCTCCGGCTCCGCGGGCAAGAACGGCGGAGGCACCACGACCACCCGGAACCCCGCCTGCAACGGCGCCAACACCAAGACCACCGCGACCGAGGTCTCCCGCCCCCTCAACCACCTGCTCCTCACCGTCACCAACACCGGTGCGAAGAACTGCGATCTGACCGGCTACCCGATCGCCCGCTTCGGCGAGGCCCAGTCGGTCCCGCCGGTCGCCGAGTCGACCCACCCCCAGGCGGTCGTCACCCTGACCCCGGGTGAGTCCGGCTACGCGGGCGTCCTGCTCTCGGCCGCCGACGGCAGCGGCAGCAACGGCTACACGGCCAAGACCCTGGTCGTCGGCTTCGCCAAGGGCAGCAGCGCGACCCCGGCGCTCCCGGCGAAGGGCGTACACGTGGACGACAAGCTCACGGTGACTTACTGGCAGCAGAGCCTGGACGACGCGCTGGCCTACTGA
- a CDS encoding helix-turn-helix domain-containing protein — translation MSSPWNADRDTGGGGTVDGDEIAGLLRELKERSGLSYGVLAKRLHVSTSTPHRYVNGDAVPTDYAPVERLAGEARRSAGSPVRSRCSR, via the coding sequence ATGTCGTCCCCCTGGAACGCGGACCGGGACACGGGGGGTGGAGGAACGGTGGACGGGGACGAGATCGCGGGGCTGCTGCGGGAGCTGAAGGAGCGGTCCGGACTCAGTTACGGGGTGCTCGCGAAGCGGCTGCACGTGAGTACGTCCACGCCGCATCGGTACGTCAACGGGGACGCCGTACCGACGGACTACGCACCCGTGGAGCGGCTCGCGGGTGAGGCACGGCGCTCGGCGGGGTCGCCGGTCAGGAGCAGATGCTCGCGCTGA
- the hemB gene encoding porphobilinogen synthase has protein sequence MTKYGSFPGTRPRRLRTTPVMRRMVAETRLHPADFILPAFVREGVSEPVPIAAMPGVVQHTRDSLKKAALEAVEAGISGIMLFGVPEDAKKDAVGTPGTDPDGILQVALRDVRAEVGDELIVMSDLCLDETTDHGHCGVLDAEGRVDNDATLERYAEMAQVQADAGAHVVGPSGMMDGQIGVIRDALDQIGREDVAILAYTAKYSSAFYGPFREAVASSLKGDRKTYQQDPANARESLRELALDLEEGADMVMVKPAGPYLDILARVADSVDVPVAAYQISGEYSMIEAAAEKGWIDRDKAILETLTGIKRAGAQNILTYWATEVAQKLRQGPAAAQ, from the coding sequence ATGACGAAGTACGGATCCTTCCCCGGTACGCGGCCGCGGCGGCTGCGTACGACGCCGGTCATGCGGCGCATGGTCGCCGAGACCCGGCTGCACCCCGCCGACTTCATCCTCCCCGCGTTCGTACGGGAGGGTGTGAGCGAGCCGGTTCCCATCGCGGCGATGCCCGGCGTCGTGCAGCACACGCGCGACAGCCTGAAGAAGGCCGCGCTGGAGGCCGTGGAGGCCGGGATCTCCGGGATCATGCTCTTCGGTGTGCCGGAGGACGCGAAGAAGGACGCTGTCGGAACCCCCGGGACCGACCCGGACGGGATTCTGCAGGTCGCCCTCCGCGACGTGCGCGCCGAGGTCGGCGACGAACTGATCGTCATGTCCGATCTGTGTCTCGACGAGACCACCGACCACGGGCACTGCGGAGTGCTCGACGCGGAGGGCCGCGTCGACAACGACGCGACCCTGGAGCGCTACGCCGAGATGGCCCAGGTCCAGGCCGACGCCGGGGCGCACGTGGTGGGGCCCAGCGGGATGATGGACGGGCAGATCGGGGTCATCCGGGACGCCCTGGACCAGATCGGGCGCGAGGACGTCGCCATCCTCGCCTACACCGCGAAGTACTCCTCCGCCTTCTACGGGCCCTTCCGGGAGGCCGTGGCCTCCTCGCTGAAGGGCGACCGCAAGACGTACCAGCAGGACCCCGCCAATGCGCGGGAGTCCCTGCGGGAGTTGGCCCTCGATCTGGAGGAGGGGGCCGACATGGTGATGGTGAAGCCGGCGGGACCGTATCTGGACATCCTGGCGCGGGTCGCGGACTCCGTCGACGTGCCCGTGGCCGCCTACCAGATCTCCGGCGAGTACTCGATGATCGAGGCGGCGGCCGAGAAGGGCTGGATCGACCGTGACAAGGCGATCCTGGAGACGCTGACCGGCATCAAGCGGGCCGGCGCCCAGAACATCCTCACCTACTGGGCCACCGAGGTCGCGCAGAAGCTCCGACAGGGCCCGGCAGCCGCTCAGTAG
- the hemC gene encoding hydroxymethylbilane synthase translates to MSEPREPRAPQGQAGAPQGRPDEKAALRLGTRRSKLAMAQSGLVAQAVSQVTGRPVELVEITTYGDTSREHLAQIGGTGVFVTALREALLLGEIDFAVHSLKDLPTGQPDELALAAVPLREDPRDVLVARDGLRFEELPDGARVGTGSPRRMAQLNAYARNHGMTIETVPIRGNVDTRIGYVRSGELDAVVLAAAGLGRLGRIEDVTDFLSVDTVLPAPGQGALAIECAADNADLVAALGELDDPFTRAAVTAERSLLAALEAGCSAPVGALADLLADGQIVKEMRLRGVVGTTDGTTLVQLSTTGPVPETHDQAMALGRELAAEMLAKGAAGLMGERAH, encoded by the coding sequence ATGAGTGAGCCACGTGAGCCACGTGCGCCGCAGGGGCAGGCTGGAGCGCCCCAAGGGCGACCAGATGAGAAGGCGGCACTGAGGCTGGGGACCAGGCGCAGCAAGCTCGCCATGGCCCAGTCCGGGCTGGTGGCGCAGGCCGTGAGCCAGGTGACCGGCAGGCCCGTCGAGCTCGTGGAGATCACGACGTACGGAGACACCTCCCGTGAGCACCTCGCCCAGATCGGCGGCACGGGCGTCTTCGTCACCGCGCTGCGCGAGGCGCTGCTGCTCGGTGAGATCGACTTCGCCGTGCACTCCCTGAAGGACCTGCCGACCGGGCAGCCCGACGAGCTCGCGCTGGCCGCCGTGCCGCTGCGCGAGGACCCGCGCGACGTGCTCGTCGCCCGCGACGGGCTGCGCTTCGAGGAGCTTCCGGACGGCGCGCGCGTCGGCACCGGTTCGCCGCGCCGGATGGCCCAGCTGAACGCGTACGCCCGTAACCACGGGATGACGATCGAGACGGTCCCGATCCGTGGGAACGTCGACACGCGGATCGGATACGTACGCAGCGGGGAGCTCGACGCCGTCGTGCTCGCCGCCGCCGGCCTCGGCCGCCTCGGGCGGATAGAGGACGTGACGGACTTCCTGTCCGTCGACACCGTTTTGCCCGCCCCCGGCCAGGGGGCACTGGCGATCGAGTGTGCCGCGGACAACGCGGATCTCGTCGCCGCGCTCGGAGAACTCGACGACCCGTTCACCCGGGCCGCCGTGACCGCCGAGCGGTCCCTGCTCGCCGCCCTGGAGGCCGGCTGCAGCGCACCTGTGGGTGCTCTCGCCGACCTTTTGGCCGACGGGCAGATTGTCAAGGAGATGCGCCTGCGCGGCGTCGTCGGCACGACCGACGGCACGACGCTGGTGCAGCTGTCCACCACCGGTCCCGTGCCCGAGACACATGACCAAGCAATGGCGCTCGGCCGTGAACTCGCCGCCGAGATGCTTGCCAAGGGCGCGGCCGGTCTGATGGGGGAGCGAGCACATTGA
- a CDS encoding glutaredoxin family protein, which translates to MTRMSSMFRRGGRRTTQKAPSERLVTLIRKPGCHLCDDAQEVVEKVCGDLGVPWEHKDITEDEELHRAYWEQIPVVLVDGAQHTFWRVDEARLRKALAP; encoded by the coding sequence ATGACCCGTATGAGTTCCATGTTCCGGCGCGGTGGGCGCCGTACGACGCAGAAGGCACCCTCGGAGCGGCTGGTCACGCTCATCAGGAAGCCTGGTTGTCATCTGTGTGATGACGCACAAGAAGTGGTGGAGAAGGTGTGTGGGGATCTCGGGGTCCCCTGGGAGCACAAGGACATCACCGAGGATGAAGAGCTGCACCGTGCCTACTGGGAGCAGATCCCCGTGGTGCTGGTGGACGGGGCGCAGCACACCTTCTGGCGTGTGGACGAGGCTCGGCTGCGTAAAGCCCTCGCTCCGTAG
- a CDS encoding redox-sensing transcriptional repressor Rex, protein MATGRTHRPATRSRGIPEATVARLPLYLRALTALSERSVPTVSSEELAAAAGVNSAKLRKDFSYLGSYGTRGVGYDVEYLVYQISRELGLTQDWPVVIVGIGNLGAALANYGGFASRGFRVAALIDADPEMAGKQVAGIAVQHSDGLEKIIDENGVSIGVITTPPGVAQQVCDRLVAAGVTSILNFAPTVLSVPDGVDVRKVDLSIELQILAFHEQRKAGEEAEAQAGAAAVAQAAQEDDGKGPDGDIPAVMPA, encoded by the coding sequence GTGGCAACTGGCCGAACTCACCGACCGGCGACCCGCAGCCGAGGGATTCCCGAGGCCACCGTCGCCCGGCTTCCGCTGTACCTCCGAGCCCTCACCGCACTGTCGGAGCGCTCGGTACCCACGGTCTCCTCCGAGGAGCTCGCGGCCGCGGCGGGGGTCAACTCCGCGAAGCTGCGCAAGGACTTCTCCTACCTCGGCTCCTACGGGACGCGTGGTGTGGGGTACGACGTCGAGTATCTCGTGTACCAGATCTCCCGTGAGCTGGGCCTGACCCAGGACTGGCCGGTAGTGATCGTCGGTATCGGTAACCTCGGCGCCGCGCTGGCCAACTACGGCGGGTTCGCCTCCCGTGGTTTCCGGGTCGCCGCGCTGATCGACGCCGATCCGGAGATGGCCGGAAAGCAGGTCGCAGGGATCGCCGTGCAGCACAGCGACGGCCTCGAGAAGATCATCGACGAGAACGGCGTCTCCATCGGCGTCATCACCACCCCGCCGGGCGTGGCCCAGCAGGTCTGCGACCGCCTGGTCGCCGCCGGGGTCACCTCCATCCTCAACTTCGCGCCGACCGTCCTGTCCGTCCCGGACGGCGTCGACGTGCGCAAGGTCGATCTCTCCATCGAGCTGCAGATCCTCGCCTTCCACGAGCAGCGCAAGGCCGGCGAGGAGGCCGAGGCCCAGGCCGGTGCCGCCGCCGTGGCCCAGGCCGCCCAGGAGGACGACGGCAAAGGTCCTGACGGGGACATCCCCGCCGTGATGCCGGCATGA
- a CDS encoding uroporphyrinogen-III synthase: MSPTTLPAGPDHGHVTFLGAGPGDPGLLTLRAVEALANADVLVAEYEVLDMVRVHARQGVAVLSTNTDGGTPLGTSSSTYPGTGTPQLAVVDAVSTTAGDPALRDAANLVMEAARGGKRVVRAVSGDPGLDTYAAEEMLACAAAGVPFEVVPGVAAAVGVPAYAGVPLRDAQGADVRFVDGRTASDRCWTEVGASDGTVVVSSTLDSVAAAAGELVAAGRKPDTPMTVTIAGTTTRQRTWSATLGTIAQTLKQAKVLPSPDGGRPVIAVVGERSAAAQREQLSWFESKPLFGWKVLVPRTKEQAASLSDQLRSYGAVPHEVPTIAVEPPRTPQQMERAVKGLVTGRYEWIAFTSVNAVKAVREKFEEYGLDARAFAGIKVAAVGEQTTKALVAFGVKPDLVPSGEQSAAGLLEDWPPYDPVFDPIDRVFLPRADIATETLVAGLIDLGWEVDDVTAYRTVRASPPPAETREAIKGGGFDAVLFTSSSTVRNLVGIAGKPHNVTVIACIGPATAKTAEEHGLRVDVMAPEPSVHKLAEALADFGLRRRAAAAEAGDPVTRPSERRPGARRRRTT, from the coding sequence TTGAGCCCCACCACCCTTCCCGCCGGTCCCGATCACGGGCACGTCACCTTCCTCGGTGCCGGACCCGGAGATCCGGGACTACTGACACTGCGCGCCGTCGAGGCGCTGGCGAACGCGGATGTTCTCGTCGCCGAGTACGAGGTACTCGACATGGTCCGCGTCCATGCCAGACAAGGCGTCGCCGTACTGAGTACGAATACGGACGGGGGGACGCCTTTGGGCACGTCTTCCAGTACGTATCCGGGCACAGGCACGCCTCAACTAGCGGTTGTTGACGCCGTGTCAACGACCGCTGGTGACCCCGCGTTGAGGGACGCTGCCAATCTTGTCATGGAGGCCGCGCGGGGCGGCAAGCGGGTCGTGCGTGCGGTGTCCGGTGACCCCGGGCTCGACACGTACGCCGCCGAGGAGATGTTGGCCTGCGCCGCCGCGGGCGTGCCGTTCGAGGTCGTGCCGGGTGTTGCCGCGGCCGTGGGCGTGCCCGCGTACGCCGGTGTGCCACTGCGCGACGCGCAGGGCGCCGACGTGCGGTTCGTCGATGGGCGTACGGCCTCCGACCGGTGCTGGACCGAGGTCGGGGCGTCGGACGGGACGGTCGTCGTCTCGTCGACGCTGGACTCCGTGGCCGCTGCCGCGGGCGAGCTGGTCGCGGCCGGCCGCAAGCCGGACACGCCGATGACGGTGACGATCGCCGGTACGACGACGCGTCAGCGGACCTGGTCGGCCACGCTCGGGACCATCGCCCAGACCCTGAAGCAGGCGAAGGTGCTGCCGTCCCCGGACGGGGGGCGCCCGGTGATAGCCGTGGTCGGTGAGCGTTCCGCCGCGGCTCAGCGTGAGCAGCTCTCGTGGTTCGAGTCGAAGCCGCTGTTCGGCTGGAAGGTGCTCGTCCCGCGGACGAAGGAGCAGGCGGCCTCGCTCTCCGACCAACTGCGGTCCTACGGAGCCGTGCCGCACGAGGTGCCGACGATCGCCGTCGAGCCGCCGCGGACTCCGCAGCAGATGGAGCGCGCGGTCAAGGGCCTGGTGACGGGCCGCTACGAGTGGATCGCCTTCACCTCCGTGAACGCGGTCAAGGCCGTGCGGGAGAAGTTCGAGGAGTACGGGCTCGACGCGCGGGCCTTCGCCGGGATCAAGGTCGCGGCGGTGGGTGAGCAGACGACGAAGGCGCTGGTCGCCTTCGGCGTGAAGCCGGATCTGGTGCCGAGCGGTGAGCAGTCGGCCGCGGGTCTTCTGGAGGACTGGCCTCCGTACGACCCGGTGTTCGACCCGATCGACCGGGTGTTCCTGCCGCGGGCCGACATCGCCACCGAGACGCTGGTCGCGGGGCTCATCGACCTGGGCTGGGAGGTCGACGACGTCACGGCCTACCGGACCGTACGGGCCTCGCCGCCGCCGGCGGAGACGCGGGAGGCGATCAAGGGGGGCGGTTTCGACGCCGTGCTCTTCACGTCGTCCTCGACCGTACGCAATCTGGTGGGCATCGCGGGCAAGCCGCACAACGTGACGGTGATCGCCTGTATCGGTCCGGCCACCGCCAAGACGGCGGAGGAGCACGGGCTGCGGGTCGATGTCATGGCTCCGGAGCCGTCCGTGCACAAGCTGGCCGAGGCGTTGGCGGACTTCGGTCTCCGGCGTCGGGCCGCCGCCGCGGAGGCGGGGGATCCGGTTACTCGGCCGAGTGAGCGTCGGCCGGGGGCGCGGAGGCGTCGTACGACGTAG